Proteins encoded together in one Schumannella luteola window:
- a CDS encoding M20/M25/M40 family metallo-hydrolase, producing MPHPESVERFRELLRIPTISIEHADDGRAEQLALFRAALERLYPRVHAELERELVAEHTLLFRWRGRSSEQPTVLMAHQDVVPADDGGWTHPPFAAELVEVDGEQRIWARGAIDDKGMLVALLEAVEQALAEGVVPQHDIWLLLGHDEERFGTGAQSVARLFEQRGVKPAFVLDEGGAIVTGVLPGVDAPLAMIGVTEKGIANFELRVEQQGGHASTPPATTAVDRLAGAIARLRRRPAPAEVPEPVIRMLEVVAPHAAGPRGRLFARARSLRGLLARVFVRLGPETAALVRTTRAVTELRGSAAPNVLAERATATVNVRVAVGSSVEAERQRIVRAIDDPKVRVTTVEASEPSPVSPTSGAIWERLGRAITGVHPAVVPTPYVMLGASDSRHLAHLSPAVYRFSPFAISAAQRAALHAIDENVSVATWLDGIRVFRRLIDEL from the coding sequence ATGCCGCATCCCGAGAGCGTCGAGCGGTTCCGCGAGCTGCTGCGCATCCCGACCATCTCGATCGAGCACGCCGACGACGGACGGGCCGAGCAGCTCGCGCTGTTCCGCGCCGCGCTCGAGCGCCTCTACCCGCGCGTGCACGCCGAGCTCGAGCGCGAGCTCGTGGCGGAGCACACCCTGCTGTTCCGCTGGCGGGGTCGCTCGTCCGAGCAGCCGACCGTGCTGATGGCGCATCAGGACGTCGTACCGGCCGACGACGGGGGCTGGACGCATCCTCCCTTCGCCGCCGAGCTGGTCGAGGTCGACGGCGAGCAGCGCATCTGGGCTCGCGGCGCGATCGACGACAAGGGGATGCTGGTGGCCCTGCTCGAGGCGGTCGAGCAGGCGCTGGCCGAGGGGGTCGTGCCGCAGCACGACATCTGGCTGCTGCTGGGCCACGACGAGGAGCGCTTCGGCACCGGTGCACAGTCCGTGGCCCGTCTGTTCGAGCAGCGCGGCGTGAAGCCGGCCTTCGTGCTCGACGAGGGCGGCGCGATCGTCACCGGAGTGCTGCCGGGGGTGGATGCCCCGCTCGCCATGATCGGAGTCACCGAGAAGGGCATCGCGAACTTCGAGCTGCGGGTCGAACAGCAGGGCGGGCACGCCTCGACTCCCCCGGCGACGACCGCCGTCGACCGTCTCGCGGGCGCGATCGCCCGCCTGCGTCGCCGCCCCGCGCCGGCCGAGGTGCCGGAGCCGGTCATCCGGATGCTCGAGGTGGTCGCGCCGCACGCCGCAGGGCCGCGCGGGCGGCTGTTCGCGCGCGCGCGCTCGCTGCGCGGCCTGCTCGCCCGCGTCTTCGTGCGGCTCGGGCCGGAGACGGCGGCGCTGGTGCGCACGACGCGCGCGGTGACCGAGCTGCGCGGCAGCGCGGCGCCGAACGTGCTGGCTGAGCGGGCCACGGCGACCGTCAACGTCCGCGTCGCCGTGGGCTCGTCGGTCGAGGCGGAGCGGCAGCGGATCGTGCGCGCCATCGATGACCCGAAGGTGCGCGTCACGACGGTCGAGGCCTCCGAGCCGTCACCGGTCTCGCCGACCTCCGGCGCGATCTGGGAACGGCTCGGGCGCGCCATCACGGGCGTGCATCCGGCTGTCGTGCCGACGCCCTACGTCATGCTCGGCGCGAGCGACAGCCGCCACCTCGCGCACCTCTCCCCCGCGGTCTACCGCTTCTCGCCCTTCGCGATCTCGGCCGCCCAGCGCGCGGCCCTGCACGCGATCGACGAGAACGTGTCGGTAGCGACCTGGCTCGACGGCATCCGGGTGTTCCGCCGGCTCATCGACGAACTCTGA
- a CDS encoding DUF6804 family protein: MPTRSAPDRPGARYPDAPWRRFALAPGIISALVLIAGSLLVGTDGFTWIRYAAAILALIVGWFALQAKHWWWIPVMLAVAVIWNPVYPFDFSGQLWMGAQYLAAIVFIAAGLTIRVRNTEDRNAARGRK; this comes from the coding sequence ATGCCCACCCGATCCGCACCCGACCGTCCCGGCGCCCGCTATCCCGACGCCCCGTGGCGCCGTTTCGCGCTCGCCCCCGGCATCATCTCCGCGCTCGTGCTCATCGCCGGCTCGCTGCTGGTCGGCACCGACGGCTTCACCTGGATCCGCTACGCCGCCGCGATCCTCGCCCTCATCGTCGGCTGGTTCGCGCTGCAGGCGAAGCACTGGTGGTGGATCCCCGTCATGCTCGCGGTCGCGGTGATCTGGAACCCGGTCTACCCCTTCGACTTCTCCGGCCAGCTCTGGATGGGCGCGCAGTACCTCGCCGCGATCGTCTTCATCGCCGCCGGGCTCACGATCCGGGTGCGCAACACCGAGGACCGCAACGCCGCGCGCGGCCGCAAATAG
- a CDS encoding DEAD/DEAH box helicase, giving the protein MAQSGQKQSPRTSGRRGGQQQRRRAHADEAGLIPVLARTVRAIENAAERGKVNAGGRTRYRVVAVLVREERARIKADTAISEGERVKELTRLDGIATIMAKTASRDTSLIALLTDTAPLNAAQQELRRSLLIDAGTELSPDDLIVVTEAPVVTIEQEKQVVPQSVRQYQMSNPFLAPDFSLATPKPQMTGRLANWELIDPLFRSFEVGGGGAASMSLPEAHSLATPGGTELMRHQARFIESARDGHRTYLLADEPGLGKTAQALLAASVTASYPLLVVVPNVVKMNWAREVQKWTPQRTVTVVQGDGQNIDAFADIVVVNYEVLDRHVAWLSRRGFKGMIVDEAHFIKNRDSQRSKNVQALSASIRAAQPKALFIALTGTPLINQIEDFRMIWQYLGWIDEKKPTSGLMKKLEDTELSPGDQGFFSAAREAVVEMGIVRRKKEDVAADIPARRVADIPVELDGEEGRSIRAAEQALVARLLARFDRIRQAKPDADEADLIRLVAHAELEESRGASSSEGTGDNVFTMVRRIGQAKATPAADYTVNLARNVGKVVFFAKHIDVMDAAEKHFAAAGLRTISIRGDQTATARQAQIDAFTNDPDVAIAVCSLTAAGVGVNLQVASNVVLAELSWTSAEQTQAIDRVHRIGQSLPVTAWRIIAAQTLDGRIAELIDSKAGLAARALDGAEIDEQAGGSVQQDALVALLTDAVAARG; this is encoded by the coding sequence ATGGCCCAATCAGGGCAGAAGCAGTCGCCGCGCACCTCCGGGCGCCGTGGCGGTCAGCAGCAGCGACGCCGCGCGCACGCGGACGAGGCGGGTCTCATCCCGGTGCTCGCCCGCACCGTGCGCGCGATCGAGAACGCCGCCGAGCGCGGCAAGGTCAACGCCGGCGGACGCACCCGCTACCGCGTGGTGGCCGTGCTGGTGCGCGAGGAGCGCGCCCGCATCAAGGCCGACACCGCGATCAGCGAGGGCGAGCGCGTCAAGGAGCTCACGCGGCTCGACGGCATCGCGACGATCATGGCGAAGACCGCCTCGCGCGACACCTCGCTCATCGCGCTGCTCACCGATACCGCTCCGCTCAACGCGGCCCAGCAGGAGCTGCGTCGCTCGCTGCTGATCGACGCCGGCACCGAGCTGAGCCCCGACGACCTCATCGTCGTCACCGAGGCTCCGGTCGTCACGATCGAGCAGGAGAAGCAGGTCGTTCCGCAGTCGGTGCGGCAGTACCAGATGTCGAACCCGTTCCTCGCGCCCGACTTCAGTCTCGCGACGCCGAAGCCGCAGATGACCGGCCGCCTCGCGAACTGGGAGCTCATCGACCCGCTGTTCCGCAGCTTCGAGGTCGGCGGCGGGGGAGCGGCGAGCATGTCGCTGCCCGAGGCGCACAGCCTCGCGACGCCCGGCGGCACCGAGCTCATGCGCCACCAGGCACGCTTCATCGAGAGCGCCCGCGACGGCCACCGCACCTACCTGCTCGCCGACGAGCCCGGCCTCGGCAAGACGGCGCAGGCTCTGCTCGCCGCGTCCGTCACCGCCTCCTACCCGCTGCTCGTCGTCGTGCCGAATGTCGTCAAGATGAACTGGGCCCGCGAGGTGCAGAAGTGGACGCCGCAGCGCACCGTCACGGTCGTGCAGGGCGACGGCCAGAACATCGACGCCTTCGCCGACATCGTCGTCGTCAACTACGAGGTGCTCGATCGGCACGTCGCCTGGCTGTCGCGTCGCGGCTTCAAGGGGATGATCGTCGACGAGGCGCACTTCATCAAGAACCGCGACTCGCAGCGCTCGAAGAACGTGCAGGCGCTCTCGGCCAGCATCCGCGCCGCGCAGCCGAAGGCGCTGTTCATCGCGCTCACCGGAACGCCGCTGATCAACCAGATCGAGGACTTCCGCATGATCTGGCAGTACCTGGGCTGGATCGACGAGAAGAAGCCGACGAGCGGGCTCATGAAGAAGCTCGAGGACACCGAGCTCTCGCCCGGCGACCAGGGCTTCTTCTCCGCCGCCCGCGAGGCCGTCGTGGAGATGGGCATCGTGCGGCGCAAGAAGGAGGACGTCGCGGCCGACATCCCCGCGCGTCGCGTCGCCGACATCCCGGTCGAGCTCGACGGCGAGGAGGGCCGCTCGATCCGTGCGGCCGAGCAGGCGCTCGTCGCTCGACTGCTCGCGCGCTTCGACCGCATCCGCCAGGCGAAGCCCGACGCTGACGAGGCCGACCTCATCCGGCTCGTGGCGCACGCCGAGCTCGAGGAGTCGCGCGGAGCGAGCTCGAGCGAGGGCACGGGCGACAACGTCTTCACGATGGTGCGCCGCATCGGCCAGGCCAAGGCGACCCCGGCCGCCGACTACACGGTCAACCTGGCGCGCAACGTCGGCAAGGTCGTCTTCTTCGCCAAGCACATCGATGTGATGGATGCGGCCGAGAAGCACTTCGCGGCCGCGGGCCTGCGCACGATCTCGATCCGCGGCGACCAGACCGCCACGGCGCGTCAGGCGCAGATCGACGCGTTCACGAACGACCCCGACGTCGCGATCGCGGTCTGCTCGCTGACGGCCGCCGGCGTCGGCGTGAACCTGCAGGTCGCCTCCAACGTCGTGCTCGCCGAGCTCAGCTGGACCAGCGCCGAGCAGACCCAGGCGATCGACCGCGTGCACCGCATCGGCCAGTCGCTGCCCGTCACCGCGTGGCGCATCATCGCCGCGCAGACGCTCGACGGCCGCATCGCCGAGCTCATCGACTCGAAGGCGGGCCTCGCCGCCCGCGCGCTCGACGGCGCCGAGATCGACGAGCAGGCCGGCGGCTCGGTGCAGCAGGATGCGCTCGTCGCGCTGCTGACCGACGCGGTCGCCGCGCGCGGCTGA
- a CDS encoding aminodeoxychorismate lyase, protein MHHPDAVLALLDLAPSGRVDAVRLVDPDAPALHALELAATRGDGVFETISIGRGHPQALRPHLTRLASSAAMLDLPAPDLDGWREAILRVADTLAAHEESWVKIVLSRGVDGGDRPTGWAWGEPSGDFHAARTEGIRVALLDRGYHSDVASTSPWLLAGAKTLSYATNMAARREAVRRGADDALFVSTDGLVLEGPTANLVVRLDGVLATPRTDVGILPGTTQADLFRWAARQGIPTRFASISPLDLQRADAAWMVSSVRHAAAVRAIDERALPVDAQLSAAMNAYLAGRTE, encoded by the coding sequence ATGCACCACCCCGACGCCGTACTCGCCCTGCTCGACCTCGCGCCCTCCGGCCGGGTGGATGCGGTGCGACTCGTCGATCCGGACGCGCCGGCTCTGCACGCGCTCGAACTCGCGGCGACGCGCGGCGACGGCGTCTTCGAGACGATCAGCATCGGGCGGGGTCACCCCCAGGCGCTGCGTCCGCACCTGACCCGACTCGCCTCCTCAGCGGCGATGCTCGACCTCCCGGCGCCCGATCTCGACGGGTGGAGGGAGGCGATCCTGCGCGTCGCCGATACCCTCGCCGCCCACGAGGAGTCGTGGGTCAAGATCGTGCTGAGCCGCGGCGTCGACGGCGGCGACCGGCCGACGGGATGGGCCTGGGGCGAGCCCTCCGGCGACTTCCACGCCGCTCGCACCGAGGGCATCCGGGTCGCGTTGCTCGACCGGGGCTACCACTCCGACGTCGCGAGCACCTCGCCGTGGCTGCTCGCCGGCGCGAAGACGCTGAGCTACGCCACCAACATGGCCGCGCGCCGCGAGGCAGTGCGGCGGGGCGCCGACGATGCGCTGTTCGTGTCGACCGACGGGCTCGTGCTCGAGGGGCCGACCGCGAACCTGGTCGTGCGCCTCGACGGCGTGCTCGCGACGCCGCGCACCGATGTCGGCATCCTGCCGGGCACGACGCAGGCCGACCTGTTCCGCTGGGCGGCGAGGCAGGGCATCCCGACCCGTTTCGCGTCGATCAGCCCCCTCGACCTGCAGCGGGCCGACGCGGCGTGGATGGTGTCCTCGGTTCGGCACGCCGCCGCCGTGCGGGCGATCGACGAGCGCGCGCTGCCGGTGGATGCGCAGCTCTCGGCCGCCATGAACGCCTACCTGGCCGGCCGCACGGAGTAG
- a CDS encoding tryptophan synthase subunit alpha, translating into MSFDPDGGHARRASLEVLRAEANDELGTVVLERLHAGEDPWAFMEEIPSVDELVVWTLRAEMIRADGGRVPTADRDYRILRQIALAYPGLTTTVWSLIGRLEARRDA; encoded by the coding sequence ATGTCGTTCGATCCGGATGGCGGTCACGCCCGCCGCGCCAGCCTCGAGGTGCTGCGCGCCGAGGCGAACGACGAGCTCGGCACCGTGGTGCTCGAACGGCTGCACGCCGGTGAAGACCCCTGGGCGTTCATGGAGGAGATCCCCTCCGTCGACGAGCTGGTCGTCTGGACCCTCCGCGCCGAGATGATCCGCGCCGACGGCGGACGCGTGCCGACCGCCGACCGCGACTACCGCATCCTGCGCCAGATCGCCCTCGCCTACCCGGGCCTCACGACGACGGTCTGGTCGCTCATCGGCCGCCTCGAGGCGCGCCGCGACGCCTGA
- a CDS encoding LysR family transcriptional regulator substrate-binding protein, with the protein MSFIVAFVPGVVPGKWGRTWNERESETLELRPLGEAVALAELREGGIAMALLRDPPEDDALRSIPLYREQPVVVAPKDHAIADLARIDLADLAGETLLEGTGADAVELVAANVGVAIMPQGVARAHSRRDVIARPLDGADDTGIALVWRSGDAGDDRVQAFIGIVRGRTANSSRGASGTAEAEALQQAKAAQRAAKAAKKKAKQDAAAKSAAATRKGARPTRPGRPGGRSGGGASRRRGSGRG; encoded by the coding sequence GTGAGCTTCATCGTCGCCTTCGTGCCCGGGGTCGTGCCCGGCAAATGGGGCCGCACCTGGAACGAGCGCGAGAGCGAGACGCTCGAGCTGCGGCCGCTCGGCGAGGCTGTCGCGCTGGCGGAGCTGCGCGAGGGCGGCATCGCGATGGCCCTGCTGCGCGATCCGCCCGAGGATGACGCGCTGCGTTCCATCCCCCTCTACCGCGAGCAGCCGGTCGTGGTGGCGCCGAAGGATCACGCGATCGCCGACCTCGCGCGCATCGACCTCGCCGACCTCGCAGGAGAGACCCTGCTCGAGGGCACCGGAGCCGACGCCGTCGAGCTCGTCGCCGCGAACGTGGGCGTCGCGATCATGCCCCAGGGCGTGGCCCGCGCCCACTCCCGGCGCGACGTCATCGCCCGCCCGCTCGACGGGGCCGACGACACCGGGATCGCGCTCGTCTGGCGTTCCGGCGACGCCGGCGACGACCGCGTGCAGGCCTTCATCGGCATCGTGCGCGGCCGCACCGCGAACAGTTCCCGCGGCGCCTCGGGCACCGCCGAGGCCGAAGCCCTGCAGCAGGCGAAGGCGGCCCAGCGCGCCGCGAAGGCGGCCAAGAAGAAGGCCAAGCAGGATGCGGCGGCGAAGTCCGCTGCGGCCACGAGGAAGGGCGCCCGCCCGACACGCCCGGGCCGCCCCGGCGGCCGTTCGGGGGGCGGCGCGTCCCGGCGTCGCGGCTCGGGTCGCGGTTAG
- a CDS encoding DUF5997 family protein, protein MKPATAAKKLGIHLPSTPEEFQQTPLTREAFQSLQSSPPEWLVQLRLTGPHPKQEVARKLGVSTSGLARAGVTDALTTEQIRALLEDQPEWLRQERATQAQVRADAAYRKKAAADAARD, encoded by the coding sequence ATGAAGCCGGCCACGGCGGCCAAGAAGCTCGGCATCCACCTGCCGTCGACGCCGGAGGAGTTCCAGCAGACCCCGCTCACCCGCGAGGCGTTCCAGTCGCTGCAGAGCTCGCCGCCCGAGTGGCTCGTGCAGCTGCGCCTGACGGGGCCGCACCCCAAGCAGGAGGTGGCTCGCAAGCTCGGCGTCTCCACGTCGGGGCTCGCTCGTGCCGGTGTGACGGATGCGCTGACGACCGAGCAGATCCGCGCGCTGCTCGAGGACCAGCCGGAGTGGCTGCGTCAGGAGCGCGCGACGCAGGCTCAGGTGCGTGCCGACGCGGCCTATCGCAAGAAGGCCGCCGCGGACGCCGCGCGCGACTGA
- a CDS encoding ArsR/SmtB family transcription factor gives MRDPRAEDDRLDRAFLALADPVRRAIVARLSRGPATVNELAEPHPITTQAVSRHIRVLEEAGLVTRSRDAQRRPVHLEPARLEALTAWIDRYRLIHERQFRDLDDVLAGLADDGDAAADRSTPTGDSPEEPS, from the coding sequence ATGAGGGATCCCCGGGCCGAGGACGATCGACTCGATCGCGCCTTCCTCGCGCTCGCCGACCCGGTGCGCCGCGCGATCGTCGCGCGACTGAGCCGCGGTCCGGCGACCGTGAACGAGCTCGCCGAGCCGCATCCCATCACGACCCAGGCCGTCTCCCGGCACATCCGAGTGCTCGAGGAGGCCGGCCTGGTCACCCGCAGCCGGGACGCCCAGCGGCGCCCCGTGCACCTCGAGCCTGCGCGGCTCGAGGCCCTCACCGCCTGGATCGATCGCTACCGGCTGATCCACGAGCGGCAGTTCCGCGACCTCGACGACGTGCTGGCCGGGCTGGCCGACGACGGGGATGCGGCAGCAGACCGGTCGACGCCGACCGGCGATTCACCGGAGGAACCATCATGA
- a CDS encoding SRPBCC family protein, translated as MSNPVTISAPEGLPFIEISREIDHPVELVFRAYREPDLFRRWLGPRGYEMDLVEYDFRTGGSWHYVHELDGERYGFRGVFHTVREEEFALQTFEFEGYPDVVALESLTFTRLDGGRTRLDIHSVYPTVESRDGMVASGMETGVTEGYEQLDELLEELAAG; from the coding sequence ATGAGCAACCCCGTCACCATCAGCGCCCCCGAGGGCCTGCCCTTCATCGAGATCTCGCGCGAGATCGACCACCCCGTCGAGCTCGTCTTCCGCGCCTATCGGGAGCCCGACCTGTTCCGGCGCTGGCTCGGACCTCGCGGCTACGAGATGGACCTGGTCGAGTACGACTTCCGCACGGGCGGCTCCTGGCACTACGTGCACGAGCTCGACGGCGAGCGGTACGGCTTCCGCGGGGTGTTCCACACGGTGCGCGAGGAGGAGTTCGCGCTGCAGACCTTCGAGTTCGAGGGCTACCCCGATGTTGTCGCCCTCGAGTCGCTCACCTTCACCCGGCTCGACGGCGGACGGACGCGCCTCGACATCCACTCGGTCTACCCGACGGTGGAGTCGCGCGACGGCATGGTCGCCTCCGGCATGGAGACCGGCGTGACCGAGGGCTACGAGCAGCTGGACGAGCTGCTCGAGGAGCTCGCCGCGGGCTGA
- a CDS encoding DUF429 domain-containing protein has translation MPRFFGVDLAWRDSTPARAANETGLAVIDETGAVLSAGWERGVDAVAAWLIASAAPGDVIAIDAPLVVTNAAGMRQAEREVASGYGRWKVAANPMNLASPLQGGTLLRERLEHAGFVYVDGTEPAPTDRVALFECYPYTTIVGMEELGYDERRPRYKRLDPAASRTEARVLRAAACDQLIERMTGLDTADPPLRMRSHPLSAALVDDDSPLLDAPYKHREDLLDALLCAWTASIWHRHGGARVQVLGAGAAPDESGRRPTIVAPARPMQRVAEPEPAPVAAVSADLEDRADGASRSTALSAGDAELEIGMLARVLALSAELQASDGQRLEPALRSELGELAARIARRLAAEH, from the coding sequence ATGCCGCGCTTCTTCGGGGTCGATCTCGCCTGGCGCGACAGCACCCCCGCCCGTGCCGCGAACGAGACCGGGCTGGCCGTGATCGACGAGACCGGCGCCGTGCTCTCAGCAGGCTGGGAACGCGGGGTGGATGCGGTCGCGGCCTGGCTGATCGCCTCCGCGGCGCCGGGCGACGTGATCGCGATCGACGCCCCGCTCGTCGTCACCAACGCGGCCGGGATGCGGCAGGCCGAGCGTGAGGTCGCGTCCGGCTACGGGCGGTGGAAGGTCGCCGCCAACCCGATGAACCTCGCCAGCCCGCTGCAGGGCGGCACGCTGCTGCGCGAGCGGCTCGAACACGCCGGCTTCGTCTACGTCGACGGAACCGAGCCCGCGCCGACCGACCGCGTCGCCCTGTTCGAGTGCTACCCGTACACGACGATCGTGGGCATGGAGGAGCTCGGCTACGACGAGCGCCGGCCGCGCTACAAGCGGCTCGATCCCGCCGCCTCCCGCACTGAGGCCCGGGTGCTGCGCGCCGCGGCGTGCGATCAGCTGATCGAGCGCATGACGGGGCTCGACACGGCCGATCCGCCGCTGCGGATGCGCTCGCATCCGCTCTCCGCGGCGCTCGTCGACGACGACTCGCCCCTGCTCGACGCGCCCTACAAGCACCGCGAGGATCTGCTCGATGCGCTGCTCTGCGCCTGGACGGCGTCGATCTGGCATCGCCACGGCGGGGCTCGCGTGCAGGTGCTGGGCGCGGGAGCGGCACCGGACGAGTCCGGCCGCCGCCCGACGATCGTGGCTCCGGCGCGACCGATGCAGCGCGTCGCCGAGCCGGAGCCCGCCCCGGTCGCGGCCGTCAGCGCCGACCTCGAGGATCGGGCCGACGGCGCCTCGCGATCCACGGCGCTGTCCGCCGGTGACGCCGAGCTCGAGATCGGGATGCTCGCCCGGGTGCTGGCGCTGTCGGCCGAGCTGCAGGCGAGTGACGGCCAGCGTCTCGAGCCCGCGCTGCGCTCCGAGCTCGGCGAGCTCGCCGCCCGGATCGCCCGCCGGCTGGCCGCCGAGCACTGA
- a CDS encoding GNAT family N-acetyltransferase yields MSDAPDHLALPVDAISAGRLAERGLHYRLLDTADEAAYAAWIRADERGFHGPASTDEQNAFSRVAMGSRRTTGVWDPQSVLIAEPVATVNSWPVELSVPGERTVGTWAISSVTVSPTHRRRGIARALLEGELRTAQRLGLPLAALTVSEATIYGRYGFGPATTAADWRIDTRAAGWVGDEPEGRVDFIPVEDYARVAYELHETARIQSPGEVDGWPQRWRQFAGLRPGDSDAAGVRAVQFREDGEVRAAAAFRIVEDPQRDEHSTVRVLHLDSTTPSARLGVLRFLLSLDLVARLDANLLSADEPLRWRLADQRAAEVTVRDHEWLRILDVPRALEARRFSGAGRWRLDVADELGFASGRWLVESDAEGGVRVGDAGHDEDAPLLRTDVATLGSLYLGGVGVRTLADAGRTAGSDAEAVAIADRVLHSAVPPFLSFWY; encoded by the coding sequence ATGAGCGACGCCCCCGACCACCTCGCCCTTCCCGTCGACGCCATCTCGGCCGGCCGCCTCGCGGAGCGCGGCCTGCACTACCGGCTCCTGGACACCGCCGATGAGGCCGCCTATGCGGCCTGGATCCGCGCCGACGAGCGCGGCTTCCACGGGCCGGCGTCGACCGACGAGCAGAATGCCTTCTCGCGGGTCGCGATGGGATCCCGGCGCACGACCGGCGTGTGGGATCCGCAGTCGGTGCTCATCGCCGAGCCGGTCGCGACCGTCAACAGCTGGCCCGTCGAGCTCAGCGTGCCGGGGGAGCGGACCGTCGGCACCTGGGCGATCAGCTCGGTCACGGTGTCGCCCACGCACCGCCGCCGCGGCATCGCGCGAGCTCTGCTCGAGGGGGAGCTGCGCACGGCTCAGCGGCTCGGCCTGCCGCTCGCTGCGCTGACCGTCTCCGAGGCGACGATCTACGGTCGCTACGGCTTCGGGCCGGCGACGACGGCGGCCGACTGGCGCATCGACACGCGCGCGGCTGGCTGGGTCGGCGACGAACCGGAGGGGCGCGTCGACTTCATCCCGGTCGAGGACTACGCGCGCGTCGCCTACGAGCTGCACGAGACCGCCCGCATCCAGAGCCCCGGCGAGGTCGACGGCTGGCCGCAGCGCTGGCGTCAGTTCGCCGGGCTGCGACCGGGCGACAGCGACGCGGCCGGCGTGCGCGCGGTGCAGTTCCGTGAAGACGGCGAGGTGCGCGCCGCGGCGGCCTTCCGCATCGTCGAGGACCCGCAGCGCGACGAGCACAGCACGGTGCGCGTCCTCCACCTCGACAGCACGACCCCCTCGGCTCGACTCGGTGTGTTGCGCTTCCTGCTCTCGCTCGATCTCGTCGCACGGCTCGACGCGAACCTGCTCTCGGCCGACGAGCCGCTGCGCTGGCGGCTCGCCGACCAGCGTGCCGCCGAGGTGACCGTGCGCGATCACGAGTGGCTGCGCATCCTCGACGTGCCGCGCGCACTCGAGGCGCGTCGCTTCTCCGGCGCCGGGCGCTGGCGGCTCGACGTGGCGGACGAGCTCGGCTTCGCGAGCGGGCGGTGGCTGGTCGAGTCGGATGCCGAGGGCGGTGTGCGGGTCGGCGACGCCGGGCACGACGAGGACGCTCCGCTGCTGCGCACCGACGTGGCGACGCTGGGCTCGCTCTACCTCGGCGGGGTCGGGGTGCGCACCCTCGCGGACGCCGGACGCACCGCCGGATCGGATGCGGAGGCGGTCGCCATCGCGGATCGTGTGCTGCACAGCGCCGTGCCGCCCTTCCTCAGCTTCTGGTACTGA